The following are from one region of the Pseudomonas putida genome:
- a CDS encoding metal ABC transporter substrate-binding protein, translating into MLRSALTLLLALALPALALADNGKPLRIGITLHPYYSYVSNIVGDKAEVVPLIPAGFNPHAYEPRAEDIKRIGTLDVVVLNGVGHDDFADRMIAASEKPGINTIEANQNVPLLAATGIAARGAGKVVNPHTFLSISTTIAQVNNIARELGKLDPDNARLYTQNARAYAKRLRTLRADALAKVTEAPSATFRVATIHAAYDYLVRDFGLEVTAVVEPAHGIEPSPAQLKKTIDQLKALDVRVIFSEMDFPSAYVETIQRESGVRLYPLTHISYGEYTKDKYEVEMKRNLDTVVRAIQENRA; encoded by the coding sequence ATGCTCCGCTCCGCCCTCACCCTGCTCCTGGCCCTTGCCCTGCCGGCACTGGCCCTGGCCGATAACGGCAAGCCCCTGCGTATCGGCATTACCTTGCACCCGTACTACAGCTACGTGAGCAACATCGTCGGCGACAAGGCCGAAGTGGTGCCGCTGATTCCGGCAGGGTTCAACCCCCACGCCTACGAGCCACGGGCCGAGGACATCAAGCGCATCGGCACCTTGGACGTGGTGGTACTCAACGGCGTCGGCCATGACGATTTCGCCGACCGCATGATCGCCGCCAGTGAAAAGCCCGGCATCAACACCATTGAGGCCAACCAGAACGTACCGTTGCTGGCGGCCACCGGCATTGCCGCCCGTGGCGCCGGCAAGGTGGTCAACCCGCACACCTTCCTGTCGATCAGCACCACCATTGCCCAGGTCAACAATATCGCCCGCGAGCTGGGCAAGCTCGACCCGGACAACGCCAGGCTGTACACGCAAAACGCCCGCGCCTATGCCAAGCGCCTGCGCACCCTGCGTGCCGACGCACTGGCCAAGGTCACCGAAGCGCCCAGCGCCACCTTCCGGGTCGCCACCATCCATGCCGCCTACGACTATCTGGTGCGCGACTTCGGCCTGGAGGTGACCGCGGTGGTCGAGCCAGCCCATGGTATCGAACCCAGCCCGGCCCAGCTGAAGAAGACCATCGACCAGCTCAAGGCGCTGGACGTGCGGGTGATCTTCTCGGAAATGGACTTCCCGTCGGCCTATGTCGAAACCATCCAGCGTGAATCCGGCGTGCGCCTGTACCCGCTTACGCACATTTCCTACGGCGAATACACCAAGGACAAGTACGAAGTTGAGATGAAGCGCAACCTTGACACCGTGGTCCGCGCCATCCAGGAGAACCGCGCATGA
- a CDS encoding DUF6162 family protein gives MSRAQVIRPAGAGHETLYVLLVSLLIVVLASSVVLLRGERKDEQTIASHQIDARRDLTAAEQGLYTDLRVAFDEIQLLREENAAVPSVQALAEEGLPPFVDDVGSQSRGSHQWSWLEPGAYLGRSQAPAVAGSLLLILPADSTGQADVWLRRDSAAVPPDDLGQAALIAAGWQQVVSHYDAGVTREHRH, from the coding sequence GCCCGGCCGGTGCTGGGCACGAAACCCTCTACGTGCTGCTGGTCAGCCTGCTGATCGTGGTGCTCGCCAGCAGCGTGGTGCTGCTGCGCGGCGAACGCAAGGATGAACAGACCATCGCCAGCCACCAGATCGATGCCCGTCGCGACCTCACCGCCGCCGAGCAAGGCCTGTACACCGACCTGCGGGTGGCCTTCGACGAAATCCAGTTGCTGCGTGAGGAAAACGCCGCCGTGCCAAGCGTGCAGGCACTGGCCGAGGAAGGCCTGCCGCCGTTTGTGGACGATGTCGGCAGCCAGAGCCGCGGCAGCCACCAATGGTCATGGCTGGAACCCGGAGCCTACCTCGGCCGCAGCCAGGCCCCGGCAGTGGCCGGCAGCCTGCTGCTGATCCTGCCGGCCGACAGCACCGGCCAGGCCGATGTCTGGCTGCGCCGCGACAGCGCCGCCGTGCCCCCGGACGACCTTGGCCAGGCCGCCCTGATCGCCGCCGGCTGGCAGCAGGTGGTCAGCCATTACGACGCTGGGGTCACCCGCGAACACCGTCACTGA
- a CDS encoding metal ABC transporter ATP-binding protein — protein MTAAANLVTACGPRIEFADIDLTLGRTRILEQVSFNVAAGSVHAIVGPNGGGKSSLIKTLLGQMPHQGQLALHWPGEREVIGYVPQALEFDRGLPMTVDDFMAAMCQRRPAFLGLSRRVQPAIDAALARVGMLDKRKRRMGALSGGERQRVLLAQGLIPEPQLLVLDEPMSALDEAGIQVFEQLLQGWRQAGTTVLWIEHDLAAVMRLADRVTGLSRQVLFDAPPAQALTPQRLLGLFSVHPRNESLA, from the coding sequence ATGACCGCCGCCGCCAACCTGGTGACAGCCTGCGGGCCGCGCATCGAGTTCGCCGACATCGACCTGACCCTGGGCCGCACCCGCATCCTCGAACAGGTCAGCTTCAACGTCGCCGCCGGCAGCGTGCATGCCATCGTCGGCCCCAACGGCGGCGGCAAGAGTTCGCTGATCAAGACCCTGCTCGGGCAGATGCCGCACCAGGGCCAGCTGGCCCTGCACTGGCCCGGCGAACGCGAAGTGATAGGCTATGTGCCGCAGGCGCTGGAGTTCGACCGTGGCCTGCCGATGACCGTGGACGACTTCATGGCTGCCATGTGCCAGCGCCGCCCCGCCTTTCTTGGCCTGTCGCGCCGCGTGCAGCCTGCCATCGACGCGGCCCTGGCGCGGGTCGGCATGCTCGACAAGCGCAAACGGCGCATGGGCGCGCTGTCCGGTGGCGAACGCCAACGGGTGCTGCTGGCCCAGGGCCTGATCCCCGAGCCGCAACTGCTGGTGCTGGACGAACCGATGTCGGCCCTGGACGAAGCCGGCATCCAGGTGTTCGAACAACTGCTGCAGGGCTGGCGCCAGGCCGGCACCACCGTGCTGTGGATCGAACACGACCTGGCGGCCGTGATGCGCCTGGCCGACAGGGTTACCGGCCTGAGCCGCCAGGTGCTGTTCGACGCCCCGCCCGCCCAGGCCCTTACCCCGCAGCGCCTGCTCGGCCTGTTTTCCGTTCACCCGCGTAACGAGAGCCTTGCCTGA